The DNA segment TCGAACCGTCCCGAGTACGTCGATCGGGAGAGACTTTTTGTCGGCCGACCACCCTTCCCAGGTATGATAGAGCGAAGCGTCCGCGGGGAGGCGGTCTGGATCCGGCTCGACCGACCGGCGAAGATGAACGCGTTACATCTCGACGGCTGGCGCGAGCTCTACGGGGAGCTGGACCGGGCGAGCGAGGAGGCGCGCGTGGCGGTGATCACTGGCACCGAGGAGGCGTTCTGCGCCGGCGACGACATCGAGACTCTGGACGCGATGGAGAGCGCCGACGACGTGAGCGAACTCGCGGTCGAGCTCCGGCGGGTGCTGTTCGGCATCGAGGAGTTGCCCGTTCCGGTGATCGCGGCGGTCAACGGGCTCGCCTACGGCGGCGGCTGTGAGATCGTGGCGGCGTCGGATCTCGCGGTCGCGGTCGAGGACGCGACGTTCGCGCTCCCGGAGACCCGTATCGGAGCGTATCCGCCGTACGCCGTCGAGCGGATGGCCGAACTGGTCGGGAAGAAACGGAGCATGGAGCTCGCGCTGACGGGCGAGCCGATCGACGCGGAGACGGCACTCGAGTGGGGGCTCGTCAACCGGGTCGTTCCACGGTCGGAGCTGACCGACGCCGTCTCCGCGTTCGTCGACGATGTGGTTCGGTCCCCGAAGGAGTCGATACGGCTGACCAAGCGCCACGCCCTCGCGGGAAAACCCAGCACGGGCGACGAGGACCGGATCGCCGGGGCGCTCGCGCGAGCGTCCCTCTCCGAGGAGTGTCGGGACGCCACCCAGACCTTCCTCGAAGGGGGCGGAAGCGAGGAGGAGTGATCGACCGGGACTCGGCCGTACCGAGCCGGATCCGTCGGAGTGGCGTCGTTGGGCTCGGACCGCCTCGGCGGCTCATCCCATTCCGACGCGGCGTTCCTCGCCCTCCCAGTAGTCCTCCCTGAGTTGGTACTTCTGGACCTTCCCGGTGGCGGTCTCGGGGAGGTCGTCGACGAACTCGACGCTCTTCGGGACCTTGTAGCGCGCGAGTCGTTCGCCCGCGAACTCCCGGAGGTCCTCGCCGGCGAGGTCGGTGCCCGACTTCCGGACGACGATCGCGGTGACGGCCTCGCCCCACTCCTCGCTGGGCGTCGGGATCACTGCGGCCTTCGCCACGTCGGGATGGTCGTAGAGCACGTCCTCGACCTCGATTGAGGAGACGTTCTCGCCGCCGGAGATGATGATGTCCTTCTCGCGGTCCTGGATCGAGACCATGCCGTCCTCGTCGATGGTGGCGAGGTCGCCGGTGTGGAAGTAGCCCGGTAGCTTCGCGTTGAACGCCTTCTCGGTCGCCTCGGGCTTGTTCAGGTACCGATCCATCACCTGGTTGCCCTTGACGACGATCTCACCG comes from the Halalkalicoccus sp. CG83 genome and includes:
- a CDS encoding enoyl-CoA hydratase/isomerase family protein; translated protein: MIERSVRGEAVWIRLDRPAKMNALHLDGWRELYGELDRASEEARVAVITGTEEAFCAGDDIETLDAMESADDVSELAVELRRVLFGIEELPVPVIAAVNGLAYGGGCEIVAASDLAVAVEDATFALPETRIGAYPPYAVERMAELVGKKRSMELALTGEPIDAETALEWGLVNRVVPRSELTDAVSAFVDDVVRSPKESIRLTKRHALAGKPSTGDEDRIAGALARASLSEECRDATQTFLEGGGSEEE